The following is a genomic window from Benincasa hispida cultivar B227 chromosome 7, ASM972705v1, whole genome shotgun sequence.
attaataaaacaacaagttcaaacatgaatccctattcatgtaatcattatttaaatatattgaactctccaaatacgtttaattttaaaaaatttaaacgttaattatatcaatataattatccaaaccctaaattgaatttgaacatttcaaattcactcaatattctaattcaaggtttaatcttttacgagctactagagggaccttatggacctacagatcatgagctccaacgatttgagattaattggctaaactctttaaaccaaattaatcaatattcgttaactatcgagacataccactatagctcagtagttgcactctcctcactttagatatatttctgcccacttgatttaaccataatcagcaagtcgatccttcacaggtcgttcgtatttacagctaggtcaaaattactgttttacttttgtaaatacatcttgctccttaaataTTCACTGATcatctattgaacaattgatttatagttcaactaataaACCGTATCCATCTCTGTCACGAAAGGGCGAACCTCTTTGTTCAAGTACATGAATcagtatttaagggaacaacatatctgctaaccctaagatgggtaggagtaaatttttttcttgcaagactatgttcCCAACATATCCGAttttatccctgaaatgggaggcttattgagcggtgaTGTTGAACCACTTTCAcatatgcagattaaaggataatcccgaataaacagaagtgcATAGTTAGCCCAGGATCAAGATTGAATTACCTTAtgtcatcgatttgaaatactcagttttaacagtaaacgattgttataaagaaaagtgactattttgtgctttggtcttatgcaaacgtcttttgcataggattcctccactcgcatgtctccacataaacgatTTTGAGACATTGTTTATATCGATATACAAAGTgagtcgcatccatagtgtccccaagatgaGGTGCCCAAcctcatctatatacttatagaccttttttactatatactaaaacttgatcatcttttgtgtctctacataaagtttaagtattcatactatagttgTTGGTTTGTTTATAGGGTTTTATAACATAACGCAATTCCAATAATGCCTTTATTGAAAAAagtctcaataatacttttattgcaaaatataatatgtttaaaaattatgaactgcgagttttcggacattcccaacaaactccctcttggactaaaactccagtgagttacaaatatatacaaatatacaatgttgagaaagagagaaaatacaataaactaggacatctaAATATCCTTGACAATTGGAAGATTTAGGTTTAGCAAGTGGGAATATATATAAATGCTTGCAAAGGGGCTTCCAAAGTGTGGCGGTGGTGGAAATATAACCCTTTCACCACATACGCCGCCGCTGATGTTCGTTTTGTCAGATGGACGAACGAACGGGTTCGGGTAACCACGCTTGcgtgaaaaaggaaaaactttTTACTACCTatccttttaaaatatttataaaaaaaaattgtcgttttatttaaaataaacgtGTTAATAATTTCATATCTAAAAACGCTTTTTCTTCTTGTGTATGTACAGAAAAACTTAGCTTCTCATCTTTACAGATCTTCTCTATTTTCTGCCGTTTCTGAGCTGATTTTCCATTTGATTCCAATCTGTTCTCCGAAGAATGCATGTCTGAGTCTGAGTGTTTGTGTGAACTTTGGGGAGTAACCAACTTCTTGCGATATAACACCAAGGTCGCATTGTTCTTGCTTTTAAGGTAGTGGATTTATCCATGAtacaataatttttatatgaaataacAAATTGAAAGCAAGAACCTTCTTTTACTCATCCTACGTTCTAGATGTCGATTAGGAACGACGAGGTTATTCCAGATCTGTCAATATTGAAGCCTCTAGACGGATCCAATTACCATCGCTCGTTTAAAGAACTTCTTATATTTTTCGAGCAACTGGAAGTTGATTACAACTTGACCACTAACAGATCTGATGAAGGCAAGATTACTGACGAAGGTAAGTCCACTATGGAGATTGATCCAAACAACTCCAAAGTCACAGTTCCGTTACAATCTAGTCAATCTAGTACGAAACTTGCtgcaaatgaaaacaaaatttgagaaagataATAAGACAATCCATAGCCATTTACTCAATCATATGACTGGCTCATTGTTCGATCTGTTCGTGATCCAAAAATCAGCAAAGGTAATATAAGACACTATTGAGTCCCAATATGGAGGAGATGATGCAAGACGTAAGAAGTATGTTGTTGGAAAACAGTTGTAATTTCAGATAACTAGGGAATTCATTCCCCATAAGTCCCCGACCCTATCGGGACGAAGAATTCCCGATTGATCGAGTACAGGGTCAAATCGGGTCCCTAGTTGGGGATGAGGATGGGGAGGGGATCCTTGCCCCccaaaatttttaattgttagggtaagtagatgaaattcactcattctcttcTTGACTTGTAATGACAACAttatgactaaatttaaaatcaaaattctttATCTCTATTATGCATTAGCTAATTTTTGAAGATGTATAGTGAAAGTCTCTTGAATCTTCATCTTGCTTTTTATCATATCAAACcatttatatttgaataaatAGTCAATTTGAGCACAACTCAATAGgtaaaacataaattattatttaaaagttGATGATTTGATTCCTTGCTCTACGAactcaaaagaaataaaaaaattgtaaatcaACTCTTTTGTTACAAACGCGAcacttaatatttaatatattaaaaatccagtattgttgatttattttttacattttaaacaACAGTCATCTCGTTGATCTTTGAAAGTGTggacttttttctataaaaaataaaaaataaattaatgaataaaaaaaagtagagaGACTTGAAAAATACTAAAAAGAGCCTTTAACGCATTTTAGGTATTGCCGTTAACTTAGGGAATtgcaaacacacacacacacacacaaaaaaaaagaaaaaaaaaagagagaggtgAATAGATTTTTCTTTTGACCGTGTAATGTTGAAACAGAGTATTTGTCATCATCCCTCACAGTGGGCTGAATTTGAGTCAACAAAATCATTTGCAGCCTTCTCTCTCTTTAGTCTTCTCCATTGATGAGCTTAAAAATGCCCAACTTCCCATTTCTCTTCTTCACCCACTTTCCTTGTACATACCCACCTCAAAAACAACAAGAACAGAGCATTCCAGACCATTAACAATCAAATCCCAAATGGGTTTCTCAAAAGAAGAGAAATCGAAGCGTTTATGGAGAGGAATCAAAACCCTTTTCTTCTTAATCACTATGTTGATTTCCCTTCTCCTTTTCTCAGCTCCTGTTCTTCTTGTTCTCGCTGATGCCCTTCTCCCCTCTGCTCTTCTCTCTGCTTCTCTTTACCCTTACTCTTTTTCCCTTAAATCCATTCCTTCTTATCTCAGAAACTACGATTTTCGATCCTCCCTTGTCGATATTCCTCTCATTTCTTTCATAAGATCCACTATCATTATCTGTAAGTTCTAATTCACCAACACCCATCTGGCtgattgtttttttcttttgagggTTTTATTTGATTGTGGTGCGTTGTGTTGTGTTTGGGTATAGGTGTTTATAGCTTTTGCGATGGGCCGAGGCTCTCGCGAGGGCCGTATTTGGGGATCACTACCTTTTGTTCTGTGATTTCTTTGGTGTTTGTTTCGTTGAAGGCTTCGTTTGTGTTTGGTGGAGGCTTGAGGGATGTTGGTCGAGGAGGATATGTGAGAAGCATGGAGGTAGCTTTGTTTATGTGTTCTTTGGCTTTGGCTGTTGGCCATGTTGCTGTGGCGTATAGGACGAGTTGCAGAGAGAGGAGGAAGCTCCTTGTTTACAAGATTGATATTGAAGCGGTAAGTGTTTGATGATTTGCCTCTGAGAAATTTTTTTTGCTTAATATCATTCCTTTATCATGCTTGCTTAGtcttttttattgttttctttcttctttctttaaacAAAACGCAAAAACTAGTATTAAATGGTAGATTTGTCACTATCACAACCTCGAACTTGAAAACAATTATTCAATGAGACCGCCATAATATGCTATATTTATCTTAATCTACATGTTACTCTTACAGTTTTCTCTTGTACATCGAATGATCACGTTAGGGTGGCTTCATCAAAAGCTTAAGAATTGTCTAAACTACCCCTGAATTGCGagggtttattattattattattttaataataactgCTTTCAtggaggagaaaaaaaatacacacacaaaaaacgaaatctacccaaaaaaaaaaaagaagaagaagaagaagaaggaatacCCCTAGAGAAAGGATTTTCAATTAAGATATTACCTAgggaataattacaaaaagtctTCAAAACCGAAGCCAAAAAACAAACATGAAACCTCACCAAGAGTCAAACCTCAACTACTCATAGAATTGGGACAAGATGAGTAATGGTACAAATTGATAGTAGGaatgtaaaataaaacaacCCATATAGTTCAGAGGTGATTTTTTGGGCCATCATATTTTCAGGTCCCACATTTAATAGAACTTCAACGAATGAACAAGGAAGCTTCTTCATTTCACAAGAGAAATCAAGTTGGGTATACATCTTCTGGAAAGTCAATGACTTTACTTCATATGTATCTTAGACTTAATTAAcaagaaatgaaaaacaatagcaacttcaaaaatttcaaCTTTCTGACTAGGTCAAGGAAATACAcatttaaaatactttttatttattccaCTACCATATTCTGTCTTTCCTTTCTTTGGTATCTCTCTCAAATTTTCTACCAAAATCTTTATTCCTGACtccttttccattttctatgttaatttatatatatatatatatatagaattgaTCTGGAAAATATCGATTCACATATTCAAGAAGTCTGTGTGGTTGGCAATTATATTCAATAGTAGTTGTCATTTAGCTGTAATAGCACTAAGCTCTCGATGTTTTGTCGTGCTTCTGTGCCCACATTTTGGCATATCATAGCTGAGCTTCCAAGGGAGAATATTACTCCAACATTCGGTGTCCTTCCCATTAGGCTGGCACTAGTCGAACATTCTTGTAGATTACATTAAAAAGTCTCAAAAGATTGATTATTGTTAGGGCAACGGGTCTGGCAACATGTGGATTTGCGTTTGATTTCACCAAGAAAAAGGCCTTGTATTAGTGAAAATATTGCCCTTGCGTATATACCTAAGATATTTCCTACTTCTAACGGAAGAAACGTTAcaataatcatatttatagatatatattttaatgagAATCGAGTTCTAGATTCTGATACCTTGTTCATTACCACTTTTTATGACAAGAGTACAGTTGAAGCATTAAGAACTTTGCTTATTGAACTTAAGAACTCAATAAGTTACTCTGAGGGTATAGACTTTGCTGTCAATATTCAATGGAAACTGGTTGTATATTTAGTTAATTACATCTCTAAAATCCTTGTGGGAGTACACTTCTGATGTTTGATCATATGTTAAAGCGATATGAGAAATTTCGCCAGAAAGAAACGGACAAATCGTTTTAAGCAAACATTGTGAtcctttgactttgacaaaTTTGAGAGTTCATTTT
Proteins encoded in this region:
- the LOC120082099 gene encoding uncharacterized protein LOC120082099, coding for MGFSKEEKSKRLWRGIKTLFFLITMLISLLLFSAPVLLVLADALLPSALLSASLYPYSFSLKSIPSYLRNYDFRSSLVDIPLISFIRSTIIICVYSFCDGPRLSRGPYLGITTFCSVISLVFVSLKASFVFGGGLRDVGRGGYVRSMEVALFMCSLALAVGHVAVAYRTSCRERRKLLVYKIDIEAVSACKSGFPRYQKILQEERVK